Proteins from one Corynebacterium testudinoris genomic window:
- the malQ gene encoding 4-alpha-glucanotransferase, which yields MTNQDVLRELADAHGVATHYTASDGEGITVSDDTLLKTLRALDVKLSEHPDDAELHEALAAFRLAEATRPLPPSIVTSEGNAVAFPVHVHDGAPAEVLIILEDGTSREATQEENWTPPTTDNDGVTWGEATFRIPADLPLGWHRLQLKSNDLFKECALVITPARLSTTDSYVDQPTTGVMAQMYSVRSRESWGIGDFHDMGQLAEILATEAGADYLLVNPMHAGEPFPPVEDSPYLPTTRRFINPIYLRIEDVPELANLDEDTRADITELATELRADNRSGEIIDRNPVFQAKLDVLREIHHLPRTPERTEEFLAYVDREGGGLIDFATWCAQREYELIHNKAAHSIAPAEDELVSFYMWLQFLCDEQLAAAQARAKAAGMKIGIMADLAVGVHPGGADAHNLAEYLAPDASVGAPPDGYNQHGQDWSQPPWDPRKLAEAGYQPWRDLLATVLRHSGGIRVDHILGLFRLYWIPRMQSPTTGTYVRFDHKALVGILALEAERAGAVVIGEDLGTFEPWIQDVLAAKGIMGTSVLWFEGSPTVKGPRLQSEYRQLALSSVTTHDLPPTAGYLAGEHITLREELGLFTRDAADEDSDDLEWQAEVLDRVRETGSFDGTELAEVEFVGLKRHERGDVAELIAGLHRFMAGTPSALTCVSLVDMVGDVRAQNQPGTTRDQYPNWCIPLCDINGTPVLIEDLAGNAMFQDIAASAHRAP from the coding sequence GTGACTAACCAGGATGTGTTGAGAGAACTTGCCGACGCCCACGGCGTCGCCACGCACTACACCGCCAGCGACGGTGAAGGGATCACGGTGTCCGACGACACCCTGCTCAAAACCCTCCGTGCCCTCGACGTCAAGCTGTCCGAACACCCCGATGACGCAGAGCTGCATGAGGCCCTGGCCGCCTTCCGCCTCGCGGAGGCCACCCGACCCCTGCCGCCGAGCATCGTGACCTCGGAAGGCAACGCCGTAGCCTTCCCGGTCCACGTCCATGACGGCGCCCCCGCCGAGGTGCTTATCATCTTGGAGGATGGTACGTCGCGGGAGGCCACCCAGGAAGAGAACTGGACGCCCCCGACCACCGATAACGACGGCGTCACCTGGGGCGAAGCCACCTTCCGCATCCCCGCCGATCTGCCGCTCGGCTGGCACCGCCTGCAACTGAAATCGAACGACCTCTTCAAAGAGTGCGCCCTCGTCATCACCCCCGCCCGGTTGTCCACTACCGATTCCTACGTCGACCAGCCCACCACGGGGGTCATGGCGCAGATGTACTCGGTGCGTTCCCGGGAATCCTGGGGCATCGGCGATTTCCACGACATGGGTCAGCTCGCCGAAATTCTGGCCACCGAGGCCGGCGCCGACTACCTCCTGGTCAACCCCATGCACGCCGGAGAGCCCTTCCCCCCGGTGGAGGACTCCCCGTACCTGCCGACGACGCGCCGTTTCATCAACCCCATTTACTTGCGCATCGAGGACGTCCCCGAGCTGGCCAACCTGGATGAAGACACCCGCGCCGACATCACCGAGCTGGCCACCGAGTTGCGCGCCGACAACCGATCCGGGGAGATCATTGACCGCAACCCGGTCTTCCAAGCCAAGCTCGATGTCCTGCGGGAGATCCATCACCTGCCCCGCACGCCGGAGCGCACCGAGGAGTTCCTCGCCTACGTCGACCGCGAAGGCGGCGGCCTCATCGACTTCGCTACCTGGTGCGCCCAGCGAGAATACGAGCTCATTCACAACAAGGCCGCACATTCGATCGCCCCGGCAGAAGACGAATTGGTCAGCTTCTACATGTGGTTGCAGTTCCTCTGCGATGAGCAGCTCGCCGCCGCCCAGGCTCGGGCGAAGGCCGCCGGCATGAAGATTGGCATCATGGCTGATCTCGCGGTGGGTGTGCACCCGGGCGGGGCGGATGCCCACAACCTCGCCGAGTACCTCGCCCCGGACGCCTCCGTGGGAGCCCCGCCGGATGGCTACAACCAGCATGGTCAGGATTGGTCCCAGCCGCCCTGGGATCCGCGCAAGCTCGCTGAAGCCGGCTACCAGCCGTGGCGTGACCTTCTGGCTACGGTGCTTCGCCATTCCGGCGGCATCCGCGTCGATCACATCCTTGGGCTGTTCCGTCTCTATTGGATCCCGCGCATGCAGTCCCCCACGACGGGCACCTACGTGCGTTTTGATCACAAAGCCCTCGTCGGCATCCTCGCCCTGGAGGCTGAGCGCGCCGGGGCCGTAGTCATCGGCGAGGACCTGGGCACGTTCGAGCCGTGGATTCAGGACGTCTTGGCCGCGAAGGGCATCATGGGCACCTCCGTGCTGTGGTTCGAAGGCTCCCCCACAGTTAAGGGCCCCCGCCTCCAGAGCGAGTACCGGCAGCTGGCGCTGAGCTCCGTGACCACGCACGATCTCCCGCCGACGGCCGGCTACCTCGCCGGCGAGCACATCACGCTGCGAGAGGAACTCGGACTTTTCACCCGGGACGCCGCCGACGAGGACTCCGATGACCTCGAGTGGCAGGCAGAAGTCCTCGATCGAGTCCGCGAGACCGGCTCATTCGACGGAACCGAGCTGGCCGAGGTGGAATTCGTTGGACTCAAGCGACACGAGCGTGGCGACGTCGCCGAACTCATCGCCGGCCTCCACCGCTTCATGGCGGGCACTCCCTCCGCCCTGACCTGCGTGTCATTGGTGGACATGGTCGGCGACGTCCGCGCGCAAAATCAGCCGGGAACAACCCGCGACCAGTACCCCAACTGGTGCATCCCCCTGTGCGATATCAACGGCACCCCCGTGCTCATTGAGGATCTGGCGGGCAACGCGATGTTCCAGGACATCGCCGCATCAGCCCACCGGGCACCCTAG
- a CDS encoding AMP-dependent synthetase/ligase: MLDMAKARPHGVMFTRPANYEWVNVTSREFVEEVYEVAKGLIAAGVEHGDRVALVSATRYEWSLLDFAIWAAGAVSVPVYPSSSLSQMQWIIEDSGAVLAITETRDHSELLGHLVLQEDGTPGLQGSPSQLRRVLEINSSAVATLKFEGRGIEDAEVDARIANTSTDDLASLVYTSGTTGRPKGCRLSHRNWLSEVRALLTHPIGGIAVPGTRVLTFLPLAHVLARAVSLSVAIGGATQNHWSDFSTLSVEFARSRPNLILGVPRVFEKVRNSAAANAADGGALKSSIFAGAEKTAIEYSRALDTPEGPSRVLVARHKVFDRLVYSKIRAAIGDSVKYCITGGSAMSHDLLHFFRGLGVTIYEGYGLTETAAAAAVDFDDQKIGTVGRPVGGTTIRINEDGEILIKGDIVFDGYWNNDEATEESMEDGWYNTGDLGELLESGHLVITGRKKDLIVTAGGKNVSPGPMEDSLRSHPLVSQAMVVGDGKPFIGLLVTLDEDAMTRWKLNHNIPENKSLSDLATNPSLRAEIQDAVNSVNNTVSHAEGIKKFYILDRDLTEEENELTPTLKVKRNIVAQRYADAINHLYKR, encoded by the coding sequence ATGCTGGACATGGCGAAGGCTCGCCCCCACGGCGTCATGTTTACTCGCCCCGCCAATTACGAGTGGGTGAATGTCACCAGCCGCGAGTTCGTCGAGGAGGTGTACGAGGTCGCCAAGGGGCTCATCGCCGCGGGCGTCGAGCACGGCGATCGCGTGGCCTTGGTGTCTGCGACCCGTTATGAATGGTCGCTGCTGGACTTCGCTATCTGGGCCGCCGGCGCTGTGTCCGTTCCTGTCTACCCGTCTTCCTCGCTGTCCCAGATGCAGTGGATCATCGAGGATTCCGGCGCGGTCCTGGCCATCACGGAAACCCGCGACCACTCGGAGCTGCTTGGCCACCTCGTCCTTCAGGAGGATGGCACCCCTGGCCTGCAGGGTTCGCCCTCCCAGCTGCGGCGCGTTCTGGAGATCAATTCCTCGGCGGTTGCCACGCTGAAGTTTGAGGGCCGCGGGATCGAGGACGCAGAGGTTGACGCTCGCATCGCCAACACCTCCACCGATGACCTCGCCTCCCTGGTGTACACCTCCGGTACGACGGGTCGGCCGAAGGGTTGTCGCCTGTCGCATCGCAACTGGCTGTCGGAGGTCCGCGCGCTGCTGACCCACCCCATCGGCGGCATCGCCGTCCCCGGTACCCGCGTGCTCACCTTCCTGCCGTTGGCGCACGTGCTGGCTCGCGCCGTGTCCTTGTCCGTGGCCATCGGCGGCGCTACCCAGAACCACTGGTCGGACTTTTCCACCCTGTCCGTCGAATTTGCCCGCTCCCGGCCCAATCTCATCCTCGGTGTCCCGCGAGTGTTTGAAAAGGTGCGGAACTCGGCCGCAGCGAACGCCGCTGATGGCGGGGCGCTGAAGTCCAGCATCTTCGCCGGCGCCGAGAAGACCGCCATCGAATACTCCCGCGCTCTGGATACCCCCGAGGGGCCGTCGCGGGTGCTGGTGGCTAGGCACAAGGTCTTTGACCGGTTGGTGTACTCCAAGATCCGTGCCGCGATCGGTGATTCGGTGAAGTACTGCATCACGGGTGGTTCGGCCATGAGCCATGACTTGCTGCACTTCTTCCGCGGCCTCGGCGTCACCATCTATGAGGGGTATGGACTCACGGAGACGGCCGCGGCGGCGGCTGTCGATTTCGACGATCAAAAGATTGGCACCGTCGGTCGTCCGGTGGGTGGCACGACGATCCGCATCAATGAAGACGGCGAGATCCTCATCAAGGGTGACATCGTCTTCGACGGATATTGGAACAATGACGAGGCCACCGAGGAGTCCATGGAGGATGGCTGGTACAACACCGGCGACCTCGGTGAGCTGCTCGAATCGGGCCATCTGGTCATCACCGGCCGGAAGAAGGACCTCATTGTCACCGCCGGCGGCAAAAACGTCTCGCCTGGCCCCATGGAGGATTCGCTGCGCTCGCACCCGCTGGTCTCTCAGGCCATGGTCGTCGGCGACGGCAAGCCGTTCATCGGCCTGCTGGTCACCCTCGACGAGGATGCGATGACTCGCTGGAAGCTCAACCACAACATCCCGGAGAACAAGTCGCTGTCGGATTTGGCCACGAATCCGAGCCTGCGGGCAGAGATCCAGGATGCGGTGAACAGCGTCAACAACACCGTCTCGCACGCGGAGGGCATCAAGAAGTTCTACATCCTTGATCGCGACCTCACCGAGGAGGAAAACGAACTCACCCCGACGCTGAAGGTCAA